The following are encoded in a window of Pseudomonas multiresinivorans genomic DNA:
- a CDS encoding DsbA family protein: MCSWCWGFAPVAGKLVEQARAAGVPLALVMGGLRTGQGAALEPTTRRYILEHWHAVHDATGQPFRFEDALPEGFVYDTEPACRAVVTARRLDEDCAWALVGEIQRAFYAEGRDVTQAGVLTELAEQVGLPRIEFAEAFDSQDNHLATLADFSWARDLGIAGFPTLLAERDGQLALLTNGYQPLGELAPLLERWLERGRHA; encoded by the coding sequence ATGTGCTCCTGGTGCTGGGGTTTCGCCCCGGTGGCCGGGAAGCTGGTGGAGCAGGCGCGCGCTGCGGGAGTGCCGCTGGCGCTGGTGATGGGCGGGCTGCGCACGGGGCAGGGCGCGGCGCTGGAACCGACCACCAGGCGCTACATCCTCGAACACTGGCATGCGGTGCATGACGCCACCGGCCAGCCGTTCCGCTTCGAGGACGCCTTGCCCGAAGGCTTCGTCTACGACACCGAGCCGGCCTGCCGCGCCGTGGTCACTGCGCGCCGCCTGGACGAAGACTGCGCCTGGGCGCTGGTCGGCGAAATCCAGCGGGCTTTCTACGCCGAAGGCCGCGACGTCACCCAGGCCGGCGTGCTCACCGAACTGGCCGAACAGGTCGGCCTGCCGCGCATCGAGTTCGCCGAAGCCTTCGACAGCCAGGACAATCACCTGGCGACCCTGGCGGACTTCTCCTGGGCCCGCGACCTGGGCATCGCCGGTTTCCCCACGCTGCTGGCCGAGCGCGATGGCCAGCTTGCCCTGCTGACCAACGGCTACCAGCCGCTGGGCGAACTCGCGCCGCTGCTGGAGCGCTGGCTGGAGCGCGGGCGGCATGCCTGA
- a CDS encoding DUF2804 domain-containing protein, translated as MNTLSHPPTSVAAPPLCDARGRLNSAAVGWSSRPQTLCQLSGNPGRRKRWNHWCINAPGWMLSITIADLDYLGYGAVYFLDLETGQSVHRTQFSPFGLGCHLPDMPNQSHRFAHGQLSLGFDEQPGQLRITACAPNLGGQPLNLSLEVHRPAHLESVNLVVPMSGKCFHACSRQMGLPISGSLSLGHKTYRCSEGQSFAALDFGRGVWPFHTRWTRAAFAAPGGIAGNFGAGWTENSHLSENALWFGGELQALAGPVDIRQVPHDPLSPWQLRDADERVDLTFTPRKLHRASPRLGPLFAETSQWFGRFDGSLREAGGELVPVNGALGWIGATHARW; from the coding sequence ATGAACACCCTCAGCCACCCGCCGACTTCCGTCGCCGCACCGCCCCTGTGCGATGCGCGCGGCCGCCTGAACAGCGCGGCCGTGGGCTGGTCGTCGCGGCCACAGACGCTCTGCCAGCTTTCCGGCAACCCCGGCCGGCGCAAGCGCTGGAACCACTGGTGCATCAACGCGCCGGGCTGGATGCTCTCGATCACCATCGCCGACCTCGATTACCTGGGCTACGGCGCCGTGTACTTCCTCGACCTGGAAACCGGACAGTCGGTGCACCGCACCCAGTTCAGCCCCTTCGGCCTGGGCTGCCACCTGCCGGACATGCCGAACCAGAGCCACCGCTTCGCGCATGGCCAGCTCAGCCTGGGCTTCGACGAGCAGCCGGGCCAGTTGCGTATCACCGCCTGCGCGCCGAACCTGGGCGGCCAGCCGCTGAACCTCTCTCTGGAGGTGCACCGCCCGGCGCACCTGGAGTCGGTCAACCTGGTGGTGCCGATGAGCGGCAAGTGCTTCCACGCCTGCAGCCGGCAGATGGGCCTGCCGATCAGCGGCAGCCTCAGCCTCGGCCACAAGACCTACCGCTGCAGCGAGGGCCAGAGCTTCGCCGCGCTGGATTTCGGCCGGGGCGTCTGGCCCTTCCACACCCGCTGGACCCGCGCCGCCTTCGCCGCACCCGGCGGCATCGCCGGCAACTTCGGCGCCGGCTGGACGGAAAACAGCCACCTGAGCGAGAACGCCTTGTGGTTCGGCGGCGAACTGCAGGCGCTGGCCGGCCCTGTGGATATCCGCCAGGTTCCCCACGACCCGCTGTCGCCGTGGCAATTGCGAGATGCCGACGAGCGTGTCGACCTCACCTTCACTCCGCGCAAGCTGCATCGCGCCAGCCCGCGCCTGGGCCCGCTGTTCGCCGAGACCAGCCAGTGGTTCGGCCGCTTCGATGGCTCCCTGCGCGAAGCCGGCGGCGAACTGGTGCCGGTCAACGGCGCGCTCGGCTGGATCGGTGCCACTCACGCCCGCTGGTAA
- a CDS encoding class II fumarate hydratase: MSRTETDSLGPIEVPEDAYWGAQTQRSLENFAIGGQRMPLAVVHALALIKKAAARVNAQLGELPENITSLIEEAADEVLAGEHDDQFPLVVWQTGSGTQSNMNVNEVIAGRANEIAGNGRGGKKPVHPNDHVNRAQSSNDSFPTAMHIAAAQAVQNDLLPAIAELSGGLAQQAARHANLVKTGRTHLMDATPVTFGQELSAFVAQLDYAERALRAALPAVYELAQGGTAVGTGLNAPKEFAEAIAAELADLSGLPFVSAPNKFAALAGHEPLVTLAGAMKTLAVALMKIANDLRLLGSGPRAGFAEVKLPANEPGSSIMPGKVNPTQCEALSMLACQVFGNDTAITFAASQGHLQLNVYKPVIIHNLLESTRLLADGCRNFNTHCIAGMEPDAAKMREHLDRGLMLVTALNPHIGYDKAAEIAKKAYAEGKTLRAAALELGYLSDAEFDQWVRPETMLEAGQNG, encoded by the coding sequence ATGAGCCGCACCGAAACCGACAGCCTCGGCCCCATCGAAGTCCCCGAAGACGCCTACTGGGGCGCCCAGACCCAGCGCTCGCTGGAGAACTTCGCCATCGGCGGACAGCGGATGCCCTTGGCCGTGGTGCACGCCCTGGCCCTGATCAAGAAGGCCGCCGCACGGGTGAACGCGCAGCTCGGCGAGCTGCCGGAGAACATCACCAGCCTGATCGAGGAAGCCGCCGACGAAGTGCTGGCGGGCGAGCACGACGACCAGTTCCCCCTCGTCGTCTGGCAGACCGGCAGCGGCACCCAGAGCAACATGAACGTCAACGAAGTGATCGCCGGTCGCGCCAACGAGATCGCCGGCAACGGTCGCGGCGGCAAGAAGCCTGTGCATCCCAATGATCACGTCAACCGTGCGCAGAGCTCCAACGACAGCTTCCCCACCGCCATGCACATCGCCGCCGCCCAGGCGGTGCAGAACGACCTGCTGCCGGCCATCGCCGAACTCAGCGGCGGCCTCGCCCAGCAGGCCGCGCGCCACGCCAACCTGGTGAAGACCGGGCGCACCCACCTGATGGACGCCACGCCCGTCACCTTCGGCCAGGAGCTCTCCGCCTTCGTCGCCCAGCTCGACTATGCCGAGCGCGCCCTCCGCGCGGCACTGCCGGCCGTCTACGAGCTGGCCCAGGGCGGTACCGCCGTCGGCACCGGGCTGAACGCGCCGAAGGAGTTTGCCGAGGCCATCGCCGCCGAACTGGCCGACCTTTCCGGCCTGCCTTTCGTTTCCGCACCGAACAAGTTCGCCGCCCTCGCCGGCCATGAACCGCTGGTGACCCTGGCCGGGGCCATGAAGACCCTTGCGGTGGCCCTGATGAAGATCGCCAACGACCTGCGCCTGCTCGGTTCAGGCCCCCGCGCGGGCTTCGCCGAGGTGAAGCTGCCGGCCAACGAACCGGGCTCCTCGATCATGCCCGGCAAGGTCAACCCGACCCAGTGCGAGGCCCTGTCGATGCTCGCCTGCCAGGTCTTCGGCAACGATACGGCGATTACTTTCGCCGCCAGCCAGGGCCACCTGCAGCTCAACGTCTACAAGCCGGTGATCATCCACAACCTGCTCGAATCCACGCGGCTGCTGGCCGACGGCTGCCGAAACTTCAATACCCACTGCATCGCCGGCATGGAACCGGACGCCGCGAAGATGCGCGAGCACCTCGACCGCGGCCTGATGCTGGTGACCGCGCTCAACCCGCACATCGGCTACGACAAGGCCGCCGAGATCGCCAAGAAAGCCTATGCCGAAGGCAAGACGCTGCGCGCCGCCGCACTGGAGCTGGGCTACCTGAGCGACGCCGAGTTCGACCAGTGGGTGCGCCCGGAAACCATGCTGGAGGCCGGGCAGAATGGTTGA
- a CDS encoding helix-turn-helix transcriptional regulator yields MPQRDMDMQYDRLVGLTYECVLDEANWLPLLTELIYASGRQQGALLFWDQTESGALASEINLCDPGAIETYNREFCTIDPSKGFMLHRPVGHWYHDREEYGPQRIARDPYYQEFQRPNGMHNVSCLKLNEQASSGVYLSVLTNLGARYPDTQEQTLLTRLSEHLTRAARMFGRIDEMRQQLAHRDLLLDQHPTSLWLLEGNARVLYANQAARQRLGQRAGLFHEVFGRLRCRQHDTRLQALVRQAAPRTGKAKAGWLSLDDGSGQELLVTPVPAEANFNRPFQRPLVLLALLDAHRQSGLLGELFGLTPAEQRLGALLVRGLTPEHCADQLGTSINTVRSQLRALFRKTCTSRQAELVSLLVRLGQR; encoded by the coding sequence ATGCCACAGCGGGATATGGACATGCAGTACGACCGGCTGGTGGGCCTGACCTACGAGTGCGTGCTCGACGAGGCCAACTGGCTGCCGCTGCTCACCGAGCTGATCTACGCCAGCGGCCGCCAGCAGGGTGCCCTGCTGTTCTGGGACCAGACCGAGAGCGGCGCGCTGGCGAGCGAGATCAACCTCTGCGATCCCGGCGCCATCGAGACCTATAACCGCGAGTTCTGCACCATCGACCCGTCCAAGGGGTTCATGCTCCATCGCCCGGTAGGCCACTGGTACCACGACCGCGAGGAGTACGGCCCGCAGCGCATCGCCCGCGATCCGTACTACCAGGAATTCCAGCGCCCCAACGGCATGCACAACGTGTCCTGCCTCAAGCTCAACGAACAGGCCAGCTCCGGCGTCTACCTGTCGGTGCTGACCAACCTCGGCGCTCGCTATCCCGACACGCAGGAACAGACCCTGCTGACCCGCCTGAGCGAGCACCTGACCCGCGCGGCGCGGATGTTCGGCCGCATCGATGAGATGCGCCAGCAACTGGCCCACCGCGACCTGCTGCTGGACCAGCACCCCACGTCGCTGTGGCTGCTGGAGGGCAACGCCCGCGTGCTGTACGCCAACCAGGCGGCGCGGCAACGGCTCGGGCAGCGCGCCGGGCTGTTCCATGAAGTCTTCGGCCGCCTGCGCTGCCGCCAGCACGACACGAGGCTCCAGGCCCTGGTGCGCCAGGCCGCGCCGCGCACCGGCAAGGCAAAGGCCGGCTGGCTGTCGCTGGACGATGGCAGCGGGCAGGAACTGCTGGTCACCCCGGTGCCTGCCGAGGCGAACTTCAATCGGCCTTTCCAGCGCCCGCTGGTGCTGCTGGCGTTGCTCGACGCGCACCGCCAGAGTGGTCTGCTGGGCGAGCTGTTCGGCCTCACTCCGGCCGAACAACGCCTGGGCGCCCTGCTGGTACGCGGCCTGACGCCCGAACACTGCGCCGACCAGCTCGGCACCTCGATCAATACGGTACGCAGCCAATTGCGCGCGCTGTTCCGCAAGACCTGCACCAGCCGCCAGGCCGAACTGGTCAGCCTGCTGGTGCGGCTGGGACAGCGCTGA
- a CDS encoding BolA family protein codes for MSMRDRIQSALVALEPQHLEVLDESHMHSRGQETHYKAVIVSPVFAGLNAVKRHQKVYATLGELMSQFHALAMHTYTPEEWAQQGQAPDSPTCRGGSKHDLH; via the coding sequence ATGAGCATGCGTGACCGAATCCAATCCGCCCTGGTGGCCCTCGAACCGCAACACCTCGAGGTGCTCGACGAGAGCCATATGCACAGCCGCGGACAGGAAACGCACTACAAGGCCGTGATCGTCAGCCCGGTGTTCGCCGGGCTGAATGCGGTGAAGCGGCATCAGAAGGTCTACGCCACACTCGGCGAGCTGATGAGCCAGTTCCACGCCCTTGCCATGCATACCTACACCCCCGAGGAGTGGGCACAGCAGGGGCAGGCGCCGGATTCGCCGACCTGCCGTGGCGGCAGCAAGCATGACCTGCACTGA
- a CDS encoding ABC transporter ATP-binding protein, which yields MPELSADRLSWAEIRRLAFRHRKALLLANLVAVLATACSVPIPLLLPLLVDEVLLGKGDAALQVMNHWLPAGWHKPAGYIGLMLLVTLVLRSCALVFNVLQARLFARLSKDVVYRIRLRLIERLKRIALGEYETLGGGSVSTHLVTDLDTLDKFVGDTLSRFLVALLTLCGTAGILIWMHWKLALLILLFNPLVIFATVQLGKRVKHLKKLENDSTSRFTQALTETLEAIQEVRAGNRQGFFLGRLGVRAREVRDYAVASQWKSDAAGRASGLLFQFGIDLFRAAAMVTVLFSDLSIGQMLAVFSYLWFMIGPVEQLLSLQYAYYAAGGALARINELLARSDEPHYEHRRDPFAGQSSVGIQVRDLSFAYRDELVLDGLDLDIAPGEKVAIVGASGGGKSTLVQLLLGLYQPQSGTIRYGGAALEEIGLDCVREHVAVVLQHPALFNDTVRANLTMGRERGDEACWRALEVAQLADTIRALPQGLDSVVGRSGVRLSGGQRQRLAIARMVLAEPKVVILDEATSALDAATEYALHQALERFLEGRTTLIIAHRLSAVKQADRVLVFDGGRIAEDGDHQQLIAEGGLYARLYGHLQQG from the coding sequence ATGCCTGAGCTGTCCGCTGACCGCCTGAGCTGGGCGGAGATTCGCCGGCTCGCTTTCCGCCATCGCAAGGCCCTGCTCCTCGCCAACCTGGTCGCCGTGCTGGCCACCGCCTGCAGCGTGCCGATCCCGCTGCTGCTGCCGCTGCTGGTGGACGAAGTGCTGCTGGGCAAGGGCGACGCCGCCCTGCAGGTGATGAACCACTGGCTGCCCGCCGGCTGGCACAAGCCTGCCGGCTACATCGGCCTGATGCTGTTGGTGACCCTGGTGCTGCGCAGCTGCGCACTGGTGTTCAACGTACTGCAGGCCCGGTTGTTCGCGCGGCTGTCCAAGGACGTGGTCTATCGCATCCGCCTGAGGTTGATCGAACGGCTCAAGCGCATCGCCCTGGGCGAGTACGAAACCCTGGGCGGCGGCTCGGTCAGTACGCACCTGGTGACCGATCTGGACACCCTCGACAAGTTCGTCGGCGACACCCTGAGCCGCTTTCTGGTAGCGCTGCTGACGCTCTGCGGCACCGCCGGCATCCTGATCTGGATGCACTGGAAGCTGGCGCTGCTGATCCTGCTGTTCAATCCGCTGGTGATCTTCGCCACGGTGCAGCTGGGCAAGCGGGTGAAGCACCTGAAGAAGCTGGAAAACGACAGCACCTCGCGCTTCACCCAGGCACTGACCGAGACCCTCGAGGCCATCCAGGAAGTACGCGCCGGCAATCGCCAGGGTTTCTTCCTCGGCCGCCTCGGCGTGCGCGCCCGCGAAGTGCGTGACTATGCCGTCGCCTCGCAATGGAAGAGCGATGCCGCCGGGCGTGCCAGCGGCCTGCTGTTCCAGTTCGGCATCGACCTGTTCCGCGCCGCGGCGATGGTCACTGTGCTGTTCTCCGACCTGTCCATCGGCCAGATGCTGGCAGTGTTCAGCTACCTCTGGTTCATGATCGGCCCGGTCGAGCAGTTGCTCAGCCTGCAATACGCGTATTACGCCGCTGGTGGTGCGCTGGCACGGATCAACGAGCTGCTGGCCCGCTCGGACGAGCCGCATTACGAGCACCGCCGCGATCCGTTCGCCGGGCAGAGCAGCGTCGGCATCCAGGTGCGCGACCTGAGCTTTGCCTACCGCGATGAGCTCGTGCTCGACGGTCTCGACCTGGACATCGCCCCCGGCGAGAAGGTCGCCATCGTCGGCGCCAGCGGCGGCGGCAAGAGCACCCTGGTGCAGTTGCTGCTGGGCCTCTACCAGCCGCAGTCCGGGACCATCCGCTATGGCGGCGCGGCACTGGAGGAGATTGGCCTGGACTGCGTGCGCGAACATGTCGCCGTGGTCCTGCAGCATCCGGCGCTGTTCAACGACACGGTGCGCGCCAACCTGACCATGGGCCGCGAGCGTGGCGACGAAGCGTGCTGGCGTGCGCTGGAAGTGGCGCAGCTGGCGGACACCATCCGTGCCTTGCCACAGGGGCTGGACAGCGTGGTCGGGCGCTCCGGCGTGCGCCTCTCCGGCGGCCAGCGGCAACGTCTGGCGATCGCCCGCATGGTGCTCGCCGAGCCGAAGGTGGTGATCCTCGACGAGGCTACTTCGGCGCTGGATGCCGCCACCGAATATGCCCTGCACCAGGCGCTGGAGCGCTTCCTCGAAGGCCGCACCACGCTGATCATCGCCCACCGCCTGTCCGCGGTGAAACAGGCCGACCGCGTGCTGGTGTTCGATGGTGGGCGCATCGCCGAGGACGGCGATCACCAGCAGCTGATCGCCGAAGGCGGGCTCTACGCTCGCCTGTATGGCCACCTGCAGCAGGGCTGA
- a CDS encoding rhodanese-related sulfurtransferase has protein sequence MTTERIVVAALYKFVSLPDYLDLREPLLQALLDNGVKGTLLLAEEGINGTVSGTRAGIDGLLAWLRNDPRLADVDHKESYCNEQPFYRTKVKLKKEIVTLGVPGVDPNAKVGTYVEPKDWNALISDPEVLLIDTRNDYEVAIGTFEGAIDPKTKSFREFPEYIREHYDPTKHKKVAMFCTGGIRCEKASSYMLSEGFEEVFHLKGGILKYLEEVPEAQTLWRGDCFVFDNRVTVRHDLSEGDYDQCHACRNPISVEDRASEHYAPGISCPHCWDSLSEKTRASARERQKQIELARQRNQPHPIGRDPRAEN, from the coding sequence ATGACCACCGAAAGAATCGTCGTCGCGGCGTTGTACAAGTTCGTCTCCCTGCCCGACTACCTCGACCTGCGCGAACCCCTGCTGCAGGCCCTGCTGGACAACGGCGTGAAGGGCACCCTGCTGCTCGCCGAAGAAGGCATCAACGGCACCGTTTCCGGCACCCGCGCCGGCATCGACGGCCTGCTCGCCTGGCTGCGCAACGATCCGCGCCTGGCCGACGTGGACCACAAGGAGTCCTACTGCAACGAGCAGCCCTTCTACCGCACCAAGGTCAAGCTGAAGAAGGAAATCGTCACCCTCGGCGTGCCGGGCGTGGACCCGAACGCCAAGGTCGGCACCTACGTCGAGCCCAAGGACTGGAACGCGCTGATCTCCGATCCGGAAGTGCTGCTGATCGACACCCGCAATGACTACGAAGTGGCCATCGGCACCTTCGAGGGCGCCATCGATCCCAAGACCAAGTCGTTCCGTGAATTCCCCGAGTACATCCGCGAGCATTACGACCCGACGAAACACAAGAAGGTCGCCATGTTCTGCACCGGCGGCATCCGCTGTGAAAAGGCTTCGAGCTACATGCTCAGCGAAGGCTTCGAAGAGGTCTTCCACCTCAAGGGCGGCATCCTCAAGTACCTGGAGGAAGTGCCCGAGGCCCAGACCCTCTGGCGCGGCGACTGCTTCGTGTTCGACAACCGCGTGACCGTGCGCCATGACCTTTCCGAAGGCGACTACGATCAGTGCCATGCCTGCCGCAACCCGATCTCGGTCGAGGACCGCGCCTCCGAACATTACGCCCCCGGCATCAGTTGCCCGCACTGCTGGGACTCGCTCTCGGAGAAGACCCGTGCCAGTGCCCGCGAGCGGCAGAAGCAGATCGAGCTGGCGCGCCAGCGCAACCAGCCGCACCCCATTGGCCGTGATCCCCGCGCGGAGAACTGA
- a CDS encoding class I SAM-dependent methyltransferase, protein MDNRFQQHPGSLSEAIEQLEQQLRHLRDGEADLLALATDSPSPAQAPRILPFPRRRERPMGEGAGNAVLMDYLYGIDSTLHSLLPDGPTEELFRYASSAPASRALRSRRQLLAREIDRCCDQLSGQARILCVGCGHLREVELARSLRHGHFREFVALDAQALSLQTVEASYAALGVLTQQCTLDELFYGRQELCHFDLIYSPGLYEVLDDHDARDLTRNLFARLLPGGRLLMGNFLPGVPDIAYLEGLLDWRPHYRTDASLLDLLLGIPYNDIGSARVFHDLGNCVAFLEVTRYG, encoded by the coding sequence ATGGACAATCGCTTTCAGCAGCATCCGGGCTCGCTAAGCGAGGCCATCGAACAACTCGAACAACAGCTGCGCCACCTGCGCGATGGCGAGGCCGACCTGCTGGCGCTCGCCACGGACAGCCCCTCGCCAGCGCAAGCTCCGCGCATACTGCCATTCCCCCGGCGGCGCGAGCGGCCGATGGGCGAAGGCGCCGGCAATGCCGTACTGATGGATTACCTCTACGGCATCGACAGCACCCTGCACTCGCTGCTGCCCGACGGGCCGACCGAGGAGCTGTTCCGCTACGCCAGCTCCGCCCCCGCCTCCCGCGCGTTGCGCTCGCGCCGACAATTGCTGGCACGGGAGATCGACCGCTGCTGCGACCAGCTCAGTGGCCAGGCCCGCATCCTCTGCGTGGGCTGCGGGCATCTGCGCGAGGTCGAACTGGCGCGCTCGCTGCGCCATGGCCACTTCCGCGAATTCGTCGCCCTCGACGCCCAGGCACTGTCGCTGCAGACGGTGGAGGCCAGCTACGCCGCGCTCGGCGTACTGACGCAGCAATGCACCCTGGATGAGCTGTTCTACGGCCGCCAGGAGCTTTGCCATTTCGACCTGATCTACTCTCCCGGCCTGTACGAGGTGCTCGACGACCACGACGCTCGCGACCTGACCCGCAACCTGTTCGCCCGCCTGCTGCCCGGCGGGCGCCTGCTGATGGGCAACTTCCTGCCCGGCGTGCCCGACATCGCCTACCTCGAAGGGCTGCTGGACTGGCGCCCGCACTACCGCACCGATGCGTCGCTGCTCGACCTGCTGCTGGGCATTCCCTACAACGACATCGGCAGCGCGCGGGTCTTCCACGACCTGGGTAACTGCGTGGCCTTCCTCGAGGTCACGCGCTACGGCTGA
- the aqpZ gene encoding aquaporin Z, with translation MLRKLSAEMIGTFWLVFGGCGSAIFAAHAIGVLGVALAFGLTVVTMAYAIGPISGCHLNPAVSLGLWAGGRFRTAELVPYIVAQVVGGVLAGAALYFIASGKPGFDALAGFAANRFGEGSPTGYSMISALVTEVLLTAFFLFVIMGATDSKLAPAGFAPIAIGLTLTLIHLISIPIDNTSVNPARSLGVAIFADPLFMKQLWLFWVGPLVGGVIGALVYRVVRPASA, from the coding sequence ATGCTTCGCAAACTTTCCGCCGAAATGATCGGCACGTTCTGGCTGGTGTTCGGTGGTTGCGGCAGCGCCATCTTCGCCGCCCACGCCATTGGCGTCCTGGGTGTCGCCCTGGCCTTCGGCCTGACGGTCGTGACCATGGCCTACGCCATCGGCCCGATCTCCGGCTGCCACCTCAACCCCGCAGTCAGCCTCGGGCTGTGGGCCGGCGGCCGCTTCCGCACTGCGGAGCTGGTCCCGTACATCGTCGCCCAGGTGGTTGGCGGCGTCCTCGCTGGTGCGGCGCTGTACTTCATCGCCAGCGGCAAACCGGGCTTCGACGCGCTGGCAGGCTTCGCCGCCAACCGCTTCGGCGAAGGCTCGCCGACCGGCTACAGCATGATCTCCGCGCTGGTGACCGAAGTGCTGCTGACGGCGTTCTTCCTGTTCGTGATCATGGGTGCCACCGACAGCAAGCTGGCCCCGGCGGGCTTTGCGCCGATCGCCATCGGCCTGACGCTGACGCTGATCCACCTGATCAGTATCCCGATCGATAACACCTCGGTGAACCCGGCTCGCAGCCTGGGCGTGGCAATCTTCGCCGACCCGCTGTTCATGAAGCAGCTGTGGCTGTTCTGGGTCGGCCCGCTGGTGGGCGGCGTGATCGGTGCGCTGGTCTACCGCGTGGTGCGTCCGGCTTCTGCCTGA
- a CDS encoding NAD(P)H-dependent oxidoreductase, which produces MVEAVKHGATPLEGDGKRVLLVLGSPKPGGFCHAVAEAYAHGARTKGHVVHMLKLGELNFDPVLRGGYELGQSLEPDVLEAQRQIHWAQHIAFVYPIWWGGLPALLQGFFDRVLQPGFAFRYRSMESREFEPLLGGRTADLLVSHDQTHWHYRLRQGAPAHRQMTRCILAPCGIALRHLEEFSPVRGSGEEQRQGWLRRAEQLATQI; this is translated from the coding sequence ATGGTTGAAGCCGTCAAGCATGGCGCCACGCCCCTCGAAGGCGACGGCAAGCGCGTGCTGCTGGTGCTGGGCTCGCCCAAGCCCGGCGGCTTCTGCCATGCGGTCGCCGAGGCCTACGCCCACGGCGCCCGCACCAAGGGTCATGTGGTGCACATGCTGAAGCTGGGCGAACTGAACTTCGACCCGGTACTGCGCGGCGGTTATGAACTGGGCCAATCCCTCGAACCGGACGTGCTCGAAGCGCAGCGGCAGATCCACTGGGCGCAACACATCGCCTTCGTCTACCCGATCTGGTGGGGCGGTCTGCCGGCGCTGCTGCAGGGTTTCTTCGATCGCGTGCTGCAGCCGGGCTTCGCCTTCCGCTATCGCTCGATGGAGTCCCGCGAGTTCGAACCCTTGCTGGGCGGGCGCACCGCCGACCTGCTGGTCAGCCATGACCAGACCCACTGGCACTACCGCCTGCGCCAGGGCGCACCGGCCCATCGGCAGATGACCCGCTGCATCCTCGCGCCCTGCGGCATTGCCCTGCGCCACCTGGAAGAGTTCAGCCCGGTGCGTGGTTCGGGCGAGGAACAACGCCAGGGCTGGCTGCGGCGGGCGGAGCAGCTGGCCACGCAGATCTGA